The genome window ACGCCATTCCTGAACTCATCTCTTCCTGGTCCTTGCCTGCCTCTCCCTTGCGGCTGCAATGAAGTCGTCCCTTGTGGGTGCTTCGCTGGTTTCGACATTGGGTCTTGTGCAAGCCCAAACCATCCAGTGGAACATCGAGGGtcgccatcctcaaccaCATTTGGCCCGTCGCGCCCAAACGACATATGAAGAGGTCATAAGTAATGACAGATCTGAAGGAGGTTACTTTACTGAGGTCACGATCGGCAATCCACCTCAGAATATTACCCTTCAGCTCGATACCGGGAGTAGTGATGTATGGGTTCCCTGGAACTGTGCAGATATCTGCGAGGACGACAAGAATGGAAAAAGTGGTTGCCCTCTTGGAAGCTGTAAGATGGCACCCCCGACAAGTATTATGCTTCATTATTGACAATTTGACAGTTGACCCCGATAAGTCCAAGACATTCAAACATGTCGCGCCCGGAATGTTCGGCATCACCTTTGTAGATGACAGTTACGTCAAGGGCGATTATTTTGAAGATCACTTTGAGTTGGACGGCGCTGTCATCAACAATCTGACCATGGGATTGGCTATTAAGACTAACATTTCATATGGGTTGATTGGCGTTGGTTACGCCAAGAACGAGGCATCGGGCAGCACCACGGATGTTATTTATCCCAACCTTCCTGTTGCGATGTACCAAGCAGGCtacatcaacaccatcgcctACAGTGTGTGGCTCAACGACCTAGACGCCAAAGCCGGCAGTATTCTATTCGGAGGGGTTGACACAGCAAAGTACGTGGGCGATATGCACCGAATCGATATTCAAAAGTTGGATGGCCATTACTACCACTTCGTCGTGGCCTTGACCTCACTGGTCGCCACTAGCTCCAGCGGCAGCGATGTCCTTACCTCCGATAGTTTCCCTATTCAGGCCGTTCTCGATTCTGGAACCACGTTGAGCTACCTTCCCCAAGATTTGGCTCATGAGATCTGGGAAGAAGTTGGTGCTGTCTGGTCGCCATACTATGGAGTAGCTGTTCTACCATGTGCATATGGCAGGAACCAAGGGAATTTCACATTTGGATTCGCAGGCCCTGACGGTCCTAGCATCAGTGTAGGGATGGATGAGCTCGTTCTTTCCATGACCAGCAACGCGGCCAATATGCCAGTCTTTGAATCCGGCGCCTACAAGGGCGAGAACATATGTACCTTTGGTATACAAAACGACACCAACGATCTGTACCTACTTGGCAACACCTTTCTTCGATCCGCCTATGTCGTCTATGATCTGGTAAATAACGAAGTTGGAATTGCCGCTACTGATTTCAATTCGACGAAAAGCAAACGAGTCCCATTTAAGAGCTATGGGGCAACCATCCCATCCGCAACGGCATCAAGCAATCAGCACAGAGCAACCGAGAAACCAACAGTCCCAGGTCATAACTTCACTGCTGCTGAGGGATTTCAAGAATCAGACTCAAATGGAAATGATGACAAGGACAACGCGGGATCATTGCTTAACCCCCCGACAACACCTTTGGCGCTGGTCGTTACCACTATGAGCTTTATGCTTGCAGGCGGAGGGATTTTCTCGAGCATTTTTTGATGACGCCGTCTTAAGGAGTTTTGGCTGCATTGCATAAGTCATCTGCTTCAGATGCTAACAGGTTCATGACACTGGCGTTGAACAAGGGTTGTATTGACATGGGCTCATTTTGGCGTTTAACGGCCGGACGGAGCCGTCGGTAATGAGGATACAAAAAGGGCGCAATGGATGATGAGACTACACAAATGATACCAGTAAAAGAATGGCATAAAAAGCCTAAAAGAATACATATAAATGCAAATGTTAATGATGCGTATACATGTTCCAAATCTCGAGTTGAGAAAATTCCCAAGGTCTCAACCTGAGCAGACTGGCTGGCAGTTTTGCACCTTGGTAGATCCCAAATGAGACAGACACCTGTTCAATTCTCACCAACTcaaaatatatctttaatatAGAGAATGTATTGCATTCAAGTGCATGGCTGACATCCTTTAAGAGAACGTTCGGGCGTTGTCTTGTTCCATTCCTTTCGAGGCATGGAGGCGTTCGGTTGAGGCGCCCACCCTCCAATACCCAAGTTACAGTGCCATTAATGGCGAGAATTAAGCGCTGAGCGAATCAGAACTGCGTACGCATGTGGCGCTACACCTCCATCCTGCTAATCCCGACACCAAAGAAAAAAGTTTCCAATGGAGCGTCGATCATTGGCAACCCTCTCCTCAACTTCTTTGCTGAAGTCCAAGATTGCAAGATGAGGGCAACATGGGCTGCCAGATGGCTCAATTGCCGTCTGCTCCTCGGCACCCAGCAGCCAAGCTGCGGTAGCCATTCTTTTACTATATCAGCTGCTGCTCCCGCGTGGGAGAGTCGACGAGCCTTCAGCCAGACCAAGCGTAGCTGCAGTGCGGCGCAAGAAGCGTGAGTTCTCGATTGCTCCCCTTTTTGCTTGCTGAACACAATGCTCATATCATAGATAGTCTCAAGAAAGCTCAGGAAGACGCTGCTAGTTTGACACCCGAGTATGTCGCCGCCAACATGTCCGCTGAGGAGGCCAAGCGCCTGTCTCGTGTGCGCAACATCGGTATCGCTGTATGATCAATGGCCGTCACCATTTCACCCCCTTCTGCTAACAAGAACTAAACAGGCCCACATCGACAGTGGAAAGACAACAGTCAGTGAACGAGTCCTGTTCTACACCGGCCGAATCAATTCGATCCACGAGGTTCGAGGAAAGGATTCCGTCGGCGCCAAGATGGACTCTATGGAACTCGAAAGGGAAAAAGGCATCACTATTCAGTCTGCGGCTACTTTCGCCGACTGGAAAAAAATGGAAAACGGCAAAGAGGAAACCTACCACTTCAACCTGATTGATACACCCGGTCATATTGATTTCACTATCGAAGTCGAGCGAGCCCTGAGAGTCCTTGACGGTGCTGTCATGATTCTGTGCGCTGTTTCTGGCGTTCAGTCTCAGACCATCACCGTCGACCGTCAAATGAAACGTTACAATGTCCCCCGAATCTCGTTCGTCAACAAGATGGATCGCATGGGTGCCAACCCCTGGAAGGCAGTCGAACAGATCAACA of Fusarium oxysporum Fo47 chromosome I, complete sequence contains these proteins:
- a CDS encoding aspartic peptidase domain-containing protein; this translates as MKSSLVGASLVSTLGLVQAQTIQWNIEGRHPQPHLARRAQTTYEEVISNDRSEGGYFTEVTIGNPPQNITLQLDTGSSDVWVPWNCADICEDDKNGKSGCPLGSFDPDKSKTFKHVAPGMFGITFVDDSYVKGDYFEDHFELDGAVINNLTMGLAIKTNISYGLIGVGYAKNEASGSTTDVIYPNLPVAMYQAGYINTIAYSVWLNDLDAKAGSILFGGVDTAKYVGDMHRIDIQKLDGHYYHFVVALTSLVATSSSGSDVLTSDSFPIQAVLDSGTTLSYLPQDLAHEIWEEVGAVWSPYYGVAVLPCAYGRNQGNFTFGFAGPDGPSISVGMDELVLSMTSNAANMPVFESGAYKGENICTFGIQNDTNDLYLLGNTFLRSAYVVYDLVNNEVGIAATDFNSTKSKRVPFKSYGATIPSATASSNQHRATEKPTVPGHNFTAAEGFQESDSNGNDDKDNAGSLLNPPTTPLALVVTTMSFMLAGGGIFSSIF